One Paraburkholderia aromaticivorans genomic region harbors:
- the rpoE gene encoding RNA polymerase sigma factor RpoE has product MSEKEIDQVLVERVQKGDKAAFELLVSKYHRKILRLISRLVRDPAEVEDVAQDAFIKAYRALPQFRGESAFYTWLYRIAVNTAKNYLATQGRRAPTSTEADAEEAETFSDADQLRDINTPESMLMSKQIAETVNAAMAVLPEELRTAITLREIEGLSYEEIAEMMGCPIGTVRSRIFRAREAIAAKLRPLLDTPEGKRW; this is encoded by the coding sequence GTGAGCGAAAAAGAAATTGATCAGGTGCTGGTCGAGCGCGTGCAGAAGGGCGACAAGGCCGCGTTCGAGCTTCTGGTCTCCAAATACCACCGCAAGATTCTCCGGCTCATCTCGCGCCTCGTGCGGGACCCCGCCGAAGTGGAAGACGTCGCTCAGGACGCTTTTATCAAGGCGTACCGGGCGTTGCCGCAGTTTCGCGGAGAATCGGCCTTTTATACGTGGTTGTACCGGATTGCCGTCAACACGGCAAAGAACTACCTTGCGACCCAAGGGCGGCGCGCGCCGACCTCGACCGAAGCAGATGCTGAAGAAGCTGAAACTTTCTCGGACGCGGACCAACTAAGGGATATCAACACGCCTGAGTCGATGTTGATGAGCAAGCAGATCGCTGAGACGGTCAATGCTGCGATGGCGGTTTTACCGGAAGAGTTGCGCACCGCCATTACTCTTCGTGAAATTGAAGGTTTGAGCTACGAGGAAATCGCTGAGATGATGGGTTGCCCAATTGGCACAGTCAGATCACGAATTTTCCGCGCTCGCGAAGCCATTGCGGCAAAATTGCGTCCGTTGCTTGACACACCTGAAGGCAAGCGCTGGTAA
- a CDS encoding sigma-E factor negative regulatory protein, which produces MGSVSMQSQASSRGERLSAFVDGELFGEEHLNLDTFISGLNGEDRAAWSSYHLIGDALRSDDLAVSPAASSAFLSGFAARLDNEPHVLAPAAMPVARRLLALRRRVVPAFAVAAAAATLTWIVVPQLQGVPGGAGSAQIASVQSHGDALQRVAMAPTATVQPVAQDANIIRDASLDQYLEAHQQFAQQPVMPGSMPLIRAAAVSTQGQ; this is translated from the coding sequence ATGGGGTCGGTATCGATGCAATCGCAAGCCAGCTCGCGCGGCGAGCGTCTATCCGCTTTTGTCGACGGTGAGCTGTTCGGCGAAGAGCATCTGAATCTGGACACGTTTATTTCCGGGCTGAATGGCGAGGATCGCGCCGCCTGGTCGAGCTATCACCTGATCGGCGACGCGTTGCGTTCCGACGATCTGGCGGTCAGCCCGGCGGCGAGCAGCGCGTTCCTGAGCGGTTTTGCCGCGCGCCTCGACAACGAGCCGCACGTGCTGGCGCCCGCCGCCATGCCGGTCGCGCGTCGTTTGCTGGCGCTGCGCCGCCGTGTCGTGCCGGCTTTTGCCGTCGCGGCTGCGGCCGCCACACTGACGTGGATCGTCGTGCCGCAATTGCAAGGCGTACCGGGCGGCGCGGGCTCGGCGCAGATCGCGTCGGTTCAGTCGCATGGCGATGCGCTGCAACGCGTGGCTATGGCGCCGACAGCAACGGTCCAGCCGGTCGCGCAAGATGCCAATATCATTCGCGACGCCAGTCTCGACCAGTATCTGGAAGCTCACCAGCAATTCGCGCAACAACCGGTCATGCCGGGCTCGATGCCGCTGATTCGCGCTGCCGCAGTTTCTACGCAAGGCCAATAG